A single Drechmeria coniospora strain ARSEF 6962 chromosome 03, whole genome shotgun sequence DNA region contains:
- a CDS encoding MSF membrane transporter yields MAASGPRHYAPSRGRQGSSEMEDEEDEDDKDKNSDDIIGIERSSAELEEDGTIGEHKGNDDDDSDDNNDHVDGGDDGDHDEDDHDGHRPCQREISRSQSRHGTCCSTTEASVSAVATGSLARSLSRRENVVARIRSRPVPQFGHPLAHVPTTAAELVDFDGSDDPYHPRCWPTDKKVMTTLLYGLVTMSATWASSAYSAGTVQIAQEFAVGTQVATLGTTLFLFGFGLGPLLWAPLSEVFGRRLAVMVPMFVAVCFSFASGAAKDLQTLMITRFFGAFFASAPVTNTGGVLGDLYSPAWRGVALAGYAMAVVGGPVLGPIVSTALVRAPSLGWRWTQYLTGILQAACLLFAVVFIDETYPPRLLVVKARRLRHQSGNWALHAQFEEWDVSIAELARKFLVRPLQLLGTPICFLVALYASFCYGILYMQLGAVPIIFAELRAWPPFVATMPFLCILVGAALGCALNIYNQTLYNRVYHACGDRAVPERRLPPMMLGSILFCTGQFLTGWTADPIFHWLAPCTGLVLLGTGFFTIFQAALNYLIDTFQAYAASAIAANTFLRSCFAGAFPLVVGPLYHNIGVGPSSSITGGLAALLIPVPFVFYTFGKSIRRRSTWSKASVFD; encoded by the exons ATGGCAGCGTCAGGCCCTCGTCACTATGCTCCTTCGAGGGGTCGTCAGGGCAGCTCTGAAAtggaagacgaggaagatGAAGACGACAAAGACAAAAATTCAGAcgacatcatcggcatcgagcgctcctcggccgagcttgAGGAGGATGGTACGATCGGGGAGCATaagggcaacgacgacgacgattccgaTGACAACAACGACCATGTTGACGGTGGGGACGACGGAGAccacgacgaagacgaccaTGACGGCCACCGTCCCTGTCAGCGTGAAATATCACGTTCTCAAAGCAGGCACggcacctgctgctcgaccACCGAGGCATCTGTCTCGGCGGTGGCCACTGGAAGCCTCGCCCGCAGTCTTTCGCGACGTGAAAATGTCGTCGCTCGCATCCGATCGCGCCCCGTGCCGCAGTTTGGCCATCCGCTGGCCCACgtaccgacgacggccgccgagctggtCGACTTTGACGGCTCCGATGACCCCTACCACCCACGCTGCTGGCCGACGGACAAAAAGGTGATGACAACGCTGCTCTACGGCCTCGTCACCATGTCGGCCACCTGGGCCTCGTCCGCCtactcggccggcacggtCCAGATCGCCCAAGAGTTTGCTGTCGGGACCCAGGTTGCCACCCTCGGCACCACCCTCTTCCTCTTTggcttcggcctcggtcCGCTCCTCTGGGCACCCCTGAGCGAGGTCTTTGGCCGTCGGTTGGCCGTCATGGTTCCCatgttcgtcgccgtctgctTCAGCTTCGCCAGcggcgccgccaaggacCTCCAGACCCTCATGATAACCCGCTTCTTCggcgccttcttcgcctccgCCCCCGTCACCAACACCGGCGGCGTTCTCGGGGACCTCTACTCGCCCGCATGGCGCGGCGTCGCCCTGGCCGGCtacgccatggccgtcgtcggcgggccCGTCCTGG GCCCCATCGTCTCTACAGCTCTCGTCCGCGCACCCTCCCTCGGATGGCGCTGGACGCAGTATCTCACCGGCATCCTGCAGGCCGCATGCCtgctcttcgccgtcgtcttcatcgacGAGACCTACCCGccccgcctcctcgtcgtcaaggcTCGTCGCCTACGCCACCAGTCCGGCAACTGGGCCCTCCACGCCCAGTTCGAGGAGTGGGACGTCAgcatcgccgagctcgctcGCAAGTTCCTCGTCCGGCCCCTCCAGCTTCTCGGCACCCCTAtctgcttcctcgtcgctctTTACGCGAGCTTCTGCTACGGCATCCTCTACAtgcagctcggcgccgtccccATCATCTTCGCCGAGCTGCGCGCCTGGCCCCCCTTTGTCGCCACCATGCCCTTCCTCtgcatcctcgtcggtgccgctcTCGGCTGCGCCCTCAACATCTACAACCAGACGCTCTATAACAGGGTCTACCACGCCTGCGGTGACCGCGCCGTGCCTGAGAGGCGCCTGCCACCCATGATGCTCGGCTCCATTCTCTTCTGCACTGGTCAGTTCCTGACCGGCTGGACCGCGGACCCCATTTTCCACTGGCTCGCGCCATGCAcgggcctcgtcctcctcggcaccggcttCTTCACCATCTTTCAGGCTGCTCTCAACTATCTCATCGATACCTTTCAAGCCTATGCCGcctccgccatcgccgccaacACCTTCCTCCGCTCCTGCTTCGCAGGCGCCTttcccctcgtcgtcggaccgCTCTACCACAACATTGGCGTCGGTCCCAGTTCCAGCATCACGGgtggcctcgccgccctgctgATACCCGTCCCCTTTGTCTTTTACACCTTTGGAAAGAGTATTCGCCGGAGGTCCACGTGGTCCAAGGCGAGCGTCTTTGATTGA
- a CDS encoding putative capsule polysaccharide biosynthesis protein, with amino-acid sequence MPTTAIKGRGPSMKCNGAGEDANGEVAERCGALDAPPGTTPVPMHRLDARSDDEISAWLQNRHEVVSERNIWAFWDKGFNKLPPWTKRNVMNWVRKLGPDWTVHVLDNAAGSETNVGHYLDSSFFPEAFNKGMMDGPTVGQHQADLIRLPLLWKYGGIWLDVGTILFCHVDGLCWKQIEDPETPYEMAACAMELRPGVDQMTNTFIAARRGNPFVKRWHDIFVAIWGSETNAFATSFHTHPLVSHIPLPSLPADKLSCPEPTISMEFLSDYLAHYLAMERLRKLIDPNDGFNGPAYYAKHVFLLPSMDEMYYLQAFSQWNGAREFAILATKRSGDGAQMDESWETAERLVNHLLANTAMMKLSHAPPKEAPFLADLWNTEEHSEADESPGTFAARMRYGSVHFEQTRKPRPMEIKLETEGILHLGLLEHEATSDGCNVRASDDLAVRA; translated from the coding sequence atgccgacgacagcGATCAAGGGGAGGGGACCGAGCATGAAGTGCAATGGGGCGGGGGAGGATGCCAATGGCGAGGTTGCGGAGCGGTGCGGTGCCCTTGATGCACCCCCTGGAACGACGCCGGTTCCCATGCATCGGCTGGACGCTCGGTCGGACGATGAGATTTCAGCATGGCTTCAGAATCGACACGAGGTTGTGTCGGAAAGGAACATTTGGGCCTTCTGGGACAAGGGCTTCAACAAGCTCCCTCCGTGGACAAAGCGAAACGTCATGAACTGGGTTCGAAAGCTGGGACCAGACTGGACCGTCCACGTCCTTGACAACGCGGCAGGCTCAGAGACAAACGTCGGCCATTATCTCGACAGCTCCTTCTTTCCCGAGGCCTTCAACAAGGGCATGATGGACGGGCCGACGGTTGGCCAGCACCAAGCCGATCTCATCCGTCTACCGCTGCTCTGGAAATACGGTGGCATCTGGCTGGACGTCGGCACCATCCTTTTCtgccacgtcgacggcctctgCTGGAAGCAAATCGAAGACCCAGAGACACCCTACGAAATGGCTGCCTGTGCCATGGAACTTCGACCAGGAGTGGATCAGATGACCAACACCTTCATCGCCGCTCGCCGCGGCAACCCCTTTGTCAAGCGATGGCATGATATCTTTGTCGCCATCTGGGGCAGCGAGACGAATGCGTTTGCCACGAGCTTCCACACGCACCCCCTCGTCAGTCACATCCCGCTGCCGTCACTGCCCGCCGACAAGCTCAGCTGCCCCGAGCCGACCATCAGCATGGAATTTTTGAGCGACTACCTGGCGCACTACCTTGCCATGGAGCGATTGCGCAAGCTGATCGACCCAAACGATGGCTTCAACGGGCCGGCGTACTACGCCAAACACGTGTTTCTGCTGCCGTCCATGGACGAGATGTACTACCTGCAAGCGTTTAGTCAGTGGAACGGCGCTCGGGAGTTTGCCATTCTCGCCACGAAACGCTCGGGCGATGGAGCGCAGATGGACGAGAGCTGGGAAACGGCCGAACGGCTTGTAAACCACTTGCTGGCGAATACAGCGATGATGAAACTCTCACATGCGCCTCCGAAAGAGGCGCCTTTCCTGGCAGACCTGTGGAACACAGAGGAGCACTCGGAGGCGGACGAAAGTCCGGGGACATTTGCGGCACGCATGAGGTACGGCAGTGTTCACTTTGAGcagacgaggaagccgaggccgatggagATCAAGCTGGAGACGGAAGGAATCCTCCACCTTGGGCTTCTGGAGCATGAAGCCACGTCGGACGGTTGCAATGTGCGAGCGAGTGACGATTTAGCTGTCCGTGCATGA
- a CDS encoding Vacuolar calcium ion transporter, translated as MQNQGDHRIAGAEEHHATESSPLLPTSAPHDHAAAAHEHEGESGRRGFHPYHFFRVLWRSSCTASMLVNLLWPVVPVAILLQFFPRLDLVKFTTAYVAVIPSANLLGFSGQEFARKMPKVAGILIETTFGSIIEIILFIILISKHEAGGEQNLVPIIQAAILGSILTNLLLCLGLCFFFGGLRQSTQSFHAIVSEVGTGLLLVAAFGLLIPSAFYSALKGETVPELPPGFRPHNDGTFTEGKLQADVLRISQATSVALIVAFALYIWYQASSHHSIFDEVIEMDEHRDADREADAEKPKFTMTEALVAIGVSLALVTVLLVFLVQGIEPVVESGVPDQFLGLILLPLVEKAAEHLTAIDEAWDGVINVALYHCLGPSIQTALFNGPLVVLIAWAMGKPMDLNFEIFMIVLLVLSILVVGNFLRDGESNWLEGALLVIVYAIVAIASWYYPNPDVATSNGLLPNAPDAAISVDTLRQLQRLLSSKLDE; from the exons ATGCAAAACCAAGGCGACCaccgcatcgccggcgcGGAGGAGCACCACGCGACGGAAtcgtcgccgctgctgccgacgtcggcgcctcATGAccacgctgccgccgctcacGAGCACGAAGGCGAGAGCGGTCGCCGTGGCTTCCACCCCTATCACTTCTTCCGCGTTCTCTGGCGCAGCTCGTGCACCGCCTCGATGCTCGTCAACCTGCTCTGGCCCGTCGTTcccgtcgccatcctcctgCAGTTCTTCCcccgcctcgacctcgtcaagTTCACGACGGCCtacgtcgccgtcatcccgTCGGCCAACCTCTTGGGCTTTTCCGGCCAGGAGTTTGCCCGCAAGATGCCCAAGGTCGCAGGCATCTTGATCGAGACGACGTTTGGTTCCATCATCGAAATCATCCTCTTCATCATATTGATCAGCAAgcacgaggccggcggcgagcagaaCCTTGTCCCCATCATCCaggccgccatcctcgggaGCATCCTGACCAATCTGCTCCTCTGCCTCGGCCTCTGCTTCTTCTTCGGCGGTCTTCGCCAGTCGACGCAGAGCTTCCACGCCATCGTCTCCGAGGTTGGCACCGGCCtcttgctcgtcgccgccttcggcCTCCTCATCCCCAGCGCCTTCTACTCGGCCCTCAAGGGGGAGACGGTCCCGGAACTCCCGCCCGGATTCCGTCCTCACAACGACGGAACCTTTACCGAGGGCAAGCTTCAAGCCGACGTGCTGCGCATCAGCCAGGCCACCTCGGTCGCCCTCATTGTCGCCTTTGCCCTCTACATCTGGTACCAGGCCAGCAGTCATCATAGCATCTTTGACGAGGTCatcgagatggacgagcaCCGCGACGCCGATCgggaagccgacgccgagaagcCCAAGTTCACCATGACCGAGGCCCTTGTCGCCATCGGCGTGTCCCTCGCCTTGGTGACCGTGCTCCTCGTCTTTCTCGTCCAAGGCATCGaacccgtcgtcgagagcggcgtGCCCGATCAGTTCCTCGGCCTGATACTGCTTCCGCTCGtcgagaaggcggccgagcaccTGACAGCCATTGACGAGGCTTGGG ACGGGGTCATCAACGTCGCCCTCTACCACTGCCTTGGTCCCTCCATCCAGACGGCCCTCTTCAACGGCCCTTTGGTCGTGCTCATTGCCTGGGCCATGGGCAAGCCGATGGATCTCAATTTCGAAATCTTCATGATTGTCCTGCTCGTCTTGTCCatccttgtcgtcggcaaCTTTCTCCGAGACGGCGAGTCGAACTGGCTCGAGGGTGCCTTGCTTGTC ATTGTgtacgccatcgtcgccatcgcaTCCTGGTACTACCCGAACCCCGACGTCGCGACCTCGAATGGGCTGCTGCCGAACGCGCCCGATGCGGCCATCAGCGTCGACACGCTTCGCCAGCTGCAGCGGCTCCTGAGCTCGAAGCTCGACGAGTAA
- a CDS encoding NmrA-like family domain-containing protein 1 yields MSKIITVWGATGNQGGSVIRAILEDPTIDKQFTIRGVTRNMSKPAAKELAAKGVEVVEADMSNPEAAAAAVKGAHTVFLVTNFWDSMSVDVEIAQGRTVTDACKAAGVQHLVFSSLINTTEASKGKLPNISHFDSKAKIEDYIRRSGVPATFVLPGMFMSNFTTTIRKGDDGSYAWMLPDGVSLDKARTPLFDVKADTGKFVKAAIKHFPAQVGKHIYAATDYYSPERLLAEFADVMGRPAVGRHVSHDVFKSFLPAPAAQELLENFLLMESPGYYGGADLSESLSLLEEKPTTWKDFVQQNKQVWQ; encoded by the exons ATGTCCAAGATCATCACCGTCTGGGGCGCCACCGGCAATCAGGGAGGCTCCGTCATCCGAGCCATCCTCGAGGACCCCACCATTGACAAGCAGTTCACCATCCGCGGTGTCACGCGCAACATGAGCAagccggcggccaaggagctcgcggccaagggcgtcgaggttgtcgag GCCGACATGTCGAAccccgaggccgccgccgccgccgtcaagggtGCCCAcaccgtcttcctcgtcaccaACTTCTGGGACAGCATGAGCGTCGACGTGGAAATCGCCCAGGGCAGGACCGTCACCGACGCCTGCAAGGCGGCCGGCGTGCAGCACCTTGTCTTCTCCTCCCTCATCAACACGACCGAGGCGAGCAAGGGCAAGCTGCCCAACATCAGCCACTTCGACAGCAAAGCCAAGATCGAGGACTACATCCGCCGCAGCGGCGTGCCGGCCACGTTTGTCCTGCCGGGCATGTTCATGTCCAACTTCACCACGACGATTCGcaagggcgacgatggcagcTACGCCTGGATGCTGCCCGACGGCGTGTCCTTGGATAAAGCTCGCACCCCGCTTTTCGATGTCAAGGCCGACACTG GCAAGTTTGTCAAGGCCGCCATCAAGCACTTCCCCGCCCAGGTGGGAAAGCACATCTACGCGGCGACCGACTACTACAGCCCCGAGCGCCTGCTGGCCGAGTTCGCCGACGTCATGGGCCGGCCCGCCGTTGGCCGGCACGTGTCGCACGACGTGTTCAAGTCCTTCCTgcccgcgccggcggcccagGAGCTGCTCGAGAACTTTCTGCTCATGGAGTCGCCAGGATActacggcggcgccgacctgTCGGAGAGCCTGAGCCTGCTGGaggagaagccgacgacgtggaaGGACTTTGTGCAGCAGAACAAGCAGGTGTGGCAGTGA